In one Nicotiana tomentosiformis chromosome 6, ASM39032v3, whole genome shotgun sequence genomic region, the following are encoded:
- the LOC104101817 gene encoding phosphoserine phosphatase, chloroplastic-like, with amino-acid sequence MEGLMSFRANSVRAVSRQQSSVLVPTFSSKITSTRVSVHPIGMVRNSRLFNSFVASVQPVVASAVTPFDNTLPSKEVLDVWQNANAVCFDVDSTVCIDEGIDEFAEFCGAGKAVAEWTARAMNGSVPFEDALAARLSLINPSLSQLQDFLKRPPRLSPGIHLLVKKLKDEKKDVYLVSGGFRQMINPVASILGVPIENIFANQMLFGSDGECAGFDKNEPTSRSGGKPTAVQQIKKAHGYKSVVMIGDGATDLEARMPGGADLFICYGGVQLREPVAAKADWLVFNFKDLINSLE; translated from the exons aTGGAGGGGCTGATGAGTTTTCGAGCGAACTCTGTTCGTGCTGTCTCTAGACAGCAAAGCTCGGTACTAGTTCCTACATTCTCTTCAAAAATTACTAGTACAAGAGTTTCTGTTCATCCAATTGGAATGGTGAGAAATTCCAGATTGTTTAATTCATTTGTTGCTTCAGTTCAGCCCGTTGTAGCCTCTGCTGTTACGCCTTTTGACAACACATTACCATCTAAAG AGGTTCTTGATGTTTGGCAAAATGCGAATGCTGTATGCTTTGATGTGGATAGCACTGTGTGCATAGACGAGGGCATAGATGAATTTGCAGAGTTTTGTGGGGCTGGAAAGGCTGTAGCAGAATGGACTGCTAG GGCAATGAATGGCTCTGTTCCTTTCGAAGATGCATTGGCAGCTCGTCTGTCGCTTATCAACCCTTCATTGTCCCAACTCCAGGATTTTCTTAAGAGACCTCCACG ACTTTCTCCTGGCATTCATCTATTGGTCAAGAAACTGAAGGATGAAAAGAAAGACGTTTATCTGGTCTCAGGCGGGTTTCGTCAAATGATCAAT CCTGTCGCATCAATTCTTGGTGTAccgattgaaaatatttttgccAATCAAATGCTCTTTGGGAGTGATGGAGAATGTGCTGGGTTTGACAAAAATGAGCCAACTTCAAGGAGTGGTGGGAAACCTACTGCTGTTCAACAAATAAAAAAG GCTCATGGGTACAAATCAGTAGTGATGATTGGTGATGGTGCTACTGatcttgag GCTCGTATGCCAGGTGGTGCGGACTTGTTTATTTGCTATGGGGGAGTTCAACTACGAGAACCAGTTGCAGCCAAAGCTGATTGGCTGGTGTTTAATTTTAAGGACTTGATTAACTCATTGGAGTAA
- the LOC104095156 gene encoding 17.6 kDa class I heat shock protein-like — MSLIPRMFGDRRSSVFDPFSIDVFDSFRELGFPGSNSGETSAFANTRVDWKETPEAHVFKADLPGLKKEEVKVEIEDDRVLQISGDRNVEKEDKNDTWHRVERSSGKFMRRFRLPENAKMDQVKAAMENGVLTVTVPKEEVKKPDVKSIEITG; from the coding sequence ATGTCACTGATTCCAAGAATGTTCGGCGATCGACGAAGCAGTGTCTTTGATCCATTCTCAATTGACGTGTTTGATTCGTTCAGGGAATTGGGCTTTCCAGGTTCCAATTCAGGGGAGACTTCTGCTTTCGCGAACACTCGAGTCGATTGGAAGGAAACTCCGGAGGCTCATGTGTTCAAGGCCGATCTCCCTGGGCTTAAGAAGGAGGAAGTGAaagtggagatcgaggatgatagGGTTCTTCAGATTAGCGGAGATAGGAACGTAGAGAAAGAAGACAAGAATGATACTTGGCACCGTGTGGAACGCAGCAGCGGCAAATTCATGAGGAGGTTCAGACTTCCGGAGAATGCGAAAATGGATCAAGTTAAGGCGGCGATGGAGAATGGAGTGCTCACTGTTACTGTTCCGAAAGAAGAGGTGAAGAAGCCTGATGTCAAGTCCATTGAGATCACCGGTTAG